One genomic segment of Catalinimonas alkaloidigena includes these proteins:
- the pyk gene encoding pyruvate kinase — MDSNIVFNKTKIVATVGPACNSKEMLTELVRSGVDVFRLNFSHGTHEDHKKVIHFIREINKELGTNVCILQDLQGPKIRVNMVENDEVQIEAGQELIITCKEDMLGTSKKVSTSYESLSSDVSIGDTILIDDGKLEFKVSKVEGHDVHTTVIYGGPLKSRKGINLPDTNVSAPSLTEKDKTDLAFGLEHDVDWIALSFVRRADDIYNLKDMIQAKGKRIRVISKIEKPEAIRNIDEIVAATDGLMVARGDLGVEIAMEDVPMVQKMLVNKCNMASKPVIIATQMMESMIENPRPTRAETNDVANGVLDGADAIMLSAETASGKYPVQAVKSMVKTILAVENSSEVVYDKLSHIDTSSPTFYNDHLVLTACKLSKQVNARAIIGMTKSGYTGFRLSGHRPKADIFIFTANRELLNEINLYWGLRGFYYDKMSSTDETFDDLEHLLKEKGHLHQGDVVVNTASMPLHWEDRTNMLKIQIVK, encoded by the coding sequence ATGGATAGTAATATCGTATTCAATAAAACCAAAATAGTAGCTACTGTAGGTCCTGCTTGTAATTCTAAAGAGATGCTTACCGAACTGGTGAGGTCAGGAGTGGATGTATTCCGTCTTAATTTTTCTCATGGTACCCATGAAGATCATAAAAAAGTGATCCACTTTATTCGGGAGATCAACAAAGAATTAGGTACCAATGTGTGTATCCTTCAAGATTTACAGGGTCCTAAGATCCGTGTGAATATGGTAGAAAATGACGAGGTCCAGATTGAGGCCGGACAGGAATTAATCATTACCTGTAAGGAAGACATGCTGGGCACCAGTAAAAAAGTAAGCACATCTTATGAGAGCCTTTCTTCGGATGTAAGCATAGGTGATACCATCCTGATAGATGATGGTAAACTAGAATTTAAAGTAAGTAAAGTTGAAGGGCACGATGTACACACTACCGTAATCTATGGAGGGCCTCTAAAATCCAGGAAAGGAATTAACCTACCCGATACTAACGTTTCTGCTCCTTCACTGACAGAAAAAGACAAAACAGATCTTGCGTTTGGGCTGGAACATGATGTAGACTGGATCGCGCTTTCTTTTGTCAGAAGGGCTGATGATATCTACAATCTTAAAGATATGATTCAGGCTAAAGGTAAGAGAATCAGGGTGATATCTAAAATAGAGAAACCGGAGGCAATTCGTAATATTGACGAGATTGTTGCTGCTACTGATGGCTTGATGGTAGCCCGAGGTGATCTGGGTGTGGAGATAGCGATGGAAGATGTGCCTATGGTACAAAAGATGCTCGTAAACAAATGCAATATGGCATCAAAACCAGTCATAATTGCTACCCAGATGATGGAGAGTATGATTGAAAACCCTCGCCCTACGCGTGCCGAAACCAATGACGTGGCCAATGGTGTATTGGATGGTGCTGATGCAATTATGTTATCTGCTGAGACTGCTTCGGGTAAATATCCTGTCCAGGCCGTGAAAAGTATGGTGAAAACGATTTTGGCAGTAGAAAACAGTTCAGAAGTGGTATATGATAAACTCTCCCATATTGATACCAGTTCTCCGACATTTTACAATGATCATCTGGTACTCACTGCTTGTAAACTGAGTAAACAAGTAAACGCAAGAGCGATTATCGGAATGACTAAATCCGGCTATACCGGCTTCCGCCTCTCAGGTCATCGCCCAAAAGCAGATATTTTTATCTTTACAGCGAATCGCGAGCTCTTGAATGAGATTAACCTGTATTGGGGATTAAGAGGTTTTTACTATGATAAGATGAGTTCAACGGATGAGACATTTGATGATCTTGAGCACTTGCTAAAAGAGAAAGGTCATTTACATCAGGGTGATGTGGTAGTAAATACTGCAAGTATGCCTCTTCATTGGGAAGACCGGACCAATATGTTGAAAATACAGATTGTAAAATAA
- a CDS encoding Na-K-Cl cotransporter codes for MKFISWVKKKNSTDLEEDNGKLGTFGGVFVPSLLTILGVIMYLRFGWVVGNVGLFGTLIIVTLSTSITFLTALSIAAISTDQVVKTGGAYYMISRSLGIETGGAVGIPLFLAQALSVALYVIGFAESLTEVFPAFNIKVVGIVVTVLISLLALYSTQATIKTQYFILAAIALSLISLLLGKPLEDTQIEMWGAPAHRSENFWVVFAVFFPAVTGIMAGVNLSGDLKNPSKSIPKGTFMAVGVGYIIYMLLPIILAGRADATTLLTEPLIMRRLAWWGDAILLGVWGATLSSAVGSLLGAPRILQALASDRVLPHYLQWLGRGNGKYNIPRAGTLLTMVLAIVAVYLGNLDIIAPVLSMFFLTTYGVLNIAAGVENLLGSPSFRPSFRVHWFFSFLGAIGCLAVMFLINATATVVAAFFVSMIFIWLKRRGIQTAFGDVRRGVWLAIARSALLRVNKVADPKNWRPNILILSGAPTKRWHLITLGADFTGGQALMTVSTVIKAPDVAFERLQKMEDNIREFLQSRRIQALVRVVNAEDPFVGGERLVSMYGIGGLVPNTVMLGDTQEMEHHQPYCDMIRHFYQARRNVIIVRAEEDASFGDRKRIDLWWGGLNKNGGLMLLMAYLLQNSLNWQHADVVVKMVVSDESAVDKTRKNIDDILHNMRVKFERQVIVSNGRSFWEILKHESDQADLVMLGLAEPNEDFLTYYESLSEKTAHLPPTVFVLAAQELDFKDVLL; via the coding sequence TGTATTTGTCCCTTCCCTGCTTACCATTCTGGGAGTAATTATGTATCTCCGTTTCGGATGGGTAGTAGGGAATGTAGGTTTGTTTGGTACCCTGATCATCGTGACATTATCTACCAGCATTACTTTTCTCACGGCTCTTTCCATTGCAGCAATTTCTACGGATCAGGTAGTAAAAACCGGTGGTGCCTATTATATGATCAGCCGGTCATTGGGGATTGAAACCGGTGGGGCGGTGGGTATCCCCCTTTTCCTAGCACAGGCCTTATCAGTAGCTTTATATGTGATTGGTTTTGCCGAGAGTTTAACAGAAGTTTTTCCTGCATTCAATATTAAGGTAGTAGGTATAGTGGTCACAGTACTGATTTCATTGCTAGCCCTTTATTCTACCCAGGCTACGATCAAAACACAGTATTTTATTCTGGCGGCTATCGCCCTGTCACTTATCTCCTTGCTATTGGGTAAGCCACTGGAAGATACTCAGATAGAAATGTGGGGAGCTCCTGCACATCGCAGTGAAAATTTCTGGGTGGTATTCGCAGTATTTTTTCCTGCGGTGACAGGTATCATGGCGGGTGTTAACCTATCAGGAGATCTGAAAAACCCGTCAAAGTCTATTCCTAAAGGTACTTTTATGGCAGTAGGAGTGGGCTACATCATTTACATGCTGCTTCCGATCATTCTGGCAGGCAGAGCCGATGCCACAACATTACTTACTGAACCTTTGATCATGCGACGCCTTGCCTGGTGGGGTGATGCTATATTGCTGGGAGTTTGGGGTGCTACATTATCCAGCGCGGTAGGGAGCTTATTAGGCGCACCACGCATCCTGCAGGCTCTTGCCAGTGATAGAGTATTACCTCACTATTTACAGTGGCTCGGAAGAGGAAATGGAAAATACAACATACCTCGTGCGGGCACCTTACTTACTATGGTATTAGCGATAGTCGCCGTCTATCTTGGAAACCTGGATATTATCGCACCTGTGCTCAGTATGTTTTTCCTGACTACCTACGGCGTACTCAATATTGCAGCTGGGGTTGAGAATTTGTTGGGAAGCCCCTCATTCAGGCCTAGTTTCAGGGTGCATTGGTTTTTCTCATTTCTCGGTGCCATCGGGTGTTTAGCAGTAATGTTTCTGATCAATGCTACAGCTACCGTAGTAGCAGCATTTTTTGTTTCAATGATATTTATCTGGCTGAAAAGGAGAGGTATTCAGACTGCTTTTGGAGATGTACGCAGAGGGGTGTGGCTGGCCATCGCTCGCTCTGCTTTGCTCAGGGTAAATAAAGTAGCTGACCCAAAAAACTGGAGACCTAACATACTTATCCTTTCAGGAGCACCTACAAAAAGATGGCATCTAATCACATTGGGAGCCGATTTCACCGGAGGACAGGCCCTCATGACGGTTTCTACAGTGATCAAAGCTCCTGATGTTGCTTTTGAACGCCTTCAGAAAATGGAGGACAACATTCGTGAATTTTTACAAAGCCGTAGAATTCAGGCCCTGGTACGGGTTGTCAATGCTGAAGACCCTTTTGTTGGAGGTGAAAGGTTGGTAAGTATGTATGGTATCGGAGGGCTAGTACCGAATACAGTTATGTTAGGTGATACCCAGGAGATGGAGCATCATCAGCCATATTGTGATATGATCAGGCACTTTTATCAGGCACGAAGAAACGTAATCATTGTAAGGGCAGAAGAAGACGCCAGTTTTGGAGATAGGAAGAGAATAGACCTATGGTGGGGGGGGTTGAACAAGAATGGTGGATTGATGTTGCTCATGGCTTATTTGCTACAGAATAGCTTAAACTGGCAACATGCTGATGTAGTTGTAAAGATGGTCGTTTCTGATGAAAGCGCGGTTGACAAAACACGTAAAAACATTGATGACATATTACATAATATGCGGGTAAAGTTTGAACGGCAGGTTATTGTATCTAATGGGCGATCCTTCTGGGAAATATTAAAGCATGAATCTGATCAGGCAGATTTGGTAATGTTAGGTTTGGCAGAGCCTAATGAAGATTTTTTAACGTATTATGAAAGCCTGAGCGAAAAGACAGCCCATCTGCCACCTACTGTATTTGTCCTGGCAGCACAGGAACTGGATTTCAAGGATGTATTGCTCTAA
- the nadE gene encoding NAD(+) synthase yields the protein MTKLRVAGATLNQVPIDWKNNFTNIAHAIELAKEGNVDILCLPELTICGYGCEDLFLSEWLYEQSLKQLLDIKSLCRNITVAVGLPMKFEGRNYNVACLIHDCEIVGFTAKQFLAEDGVHYEPRWFTQWPADRLEKIQVDGKEYHFGDVVYQLHGIKIGFEICEDAWRKDQRPAYRHAKKGVNLILNPSASHFSFGKSDFRENLVIPVSDELKCSYVFANMLGNESGRIIFDGEILIAQHGKLLKKNRRFSFENVNVLSSLIDFEASSNSESTPTQDSKEKEIEFTRAETLALFDYMRKSRSKGFVISLSGGADSSSCSVLVAEMIRRGVKELGYEKFLHKLALPQLIEALELKELEEEEHISKKITQTLLFTAYQGTVNSSEDTFMAAKTLAESIGATFYAWTVDEEVANYRKTIENCLSRNLNWDDDDIALQNIQARVRIPGIWMLANIKGALLIATNNRSEADVGYTTMDGDTSGSIAPIAAVDKFFILHWLKWANKKLNYPGLSLVNSLNPTAELRPLEQTQTDENDLMPYQVLMEIERQAIRYWLPPTEVYQNLKVLKLEENELLKCHIKKFFRLWARNQWKRERVAPAFHIDDFNVDPKTWCRFPILSGGFEEELKALDQL from the coding sequence ATGACAAAATTAAGAGTTGCGGGAGCCACGCTTAACCAGGTTCCTATTGATTGGAAAAATAACTTCACCAACATTGCCCACGCCATTGAACTCGCTAAAGAGGGAAATGTTGATATTCTCTGTTTACCTGAGCTTACAATATGTGGGTATGGATGTGAAGACTTATTTTTGAGTGAGTGGTTGTATGAACAATCTTTAAAACAACTACTTGATATCAAATCGCTTTGTCGTAATATCACTGTAGCAGTGGGCTTACCCATGAAGTTTGAAGGAAGAAATTATAATGTGGCCTGCCTTATCCATGACTGCGAAATTGTAGGTTTTACTGCAAAACAATTTCTGGCTGAAGATGGAGTACATTATGAACCCCGCTGGTTTACCCAATGGCCAGCCGACCGCCTTGAAAAGATTCAAGTAGATGGCAAAGAATATCACTTTGGTGATGTAGTTTATCAATTACATGGTATCAAAATAGGCTTTGAGATTTGTGAAGATGCCTGGCGGAAAGATCAAAGACCGGCTTATCGTCATGCAAAGAAAGGAGTCAATCTAATTCTCAATCCAAGTGCAAGTCATTTTTCTTTTGGTAAATCTGATTTCAGAGAAAATTTGGTGATTCCTGTTTCTGATGAGCTTAAATGTAGTTATGTATTCGCAAATATGTTGGGGAATGAGTCAGGGAGAATCATTTTTGACGGAGAGATACTTATTGCTCAACACGGTAAACTGCTGAAAAAAAATCGTAGATTTTCATTTGAAAATGTCAATGTACTGTCCAGTTTGATAGATTTTGAAGCTTCCTCTAATTCAGAATCTACGCCTACACAAGACAGTAAAGAAAAAGAGATTGAATTCACTCGTGCTGAAACGCTGGCGCTCTTTGACTACATGCGGAAAAGTCGTTCAAAGGGATTTGTCATTTCCCTCAGCGGAGGTGCTGATTCTTCAAGTTGTTCCGTTTTGGTGGCAGAAATGATCAGAAGAGGAGTAAAAGAGTTGGGGTATGAAAAATTCTTACACAAACTTGCTTTGCCTCAGCTGATAGAAGCACTTGAACTCAAGGAGCTTGAAGAAGAGGAGCATATTTCAAAAAAAATTACGCAAACTCTACTTTTCACGGCTTATCAAGGCACGGTAAATTCATCTGAAGATACTTTCATGGCTGCTAAAACACTAGCCGAATCTATAGGAGCAACGTTCTATGCATGGACAGTGGATGAAGAAGTAGCTAATTACCGTAAAACAATAGAAAACTGTTTATCCAGAAATCTGAACTGGGATGATGACGACATTGCCCTGCAGAACATTCAGGCCAGAGTTAGGATTCCGGGCATCTGGATGCTGGCGAATATTAAAGGAGCACTTCTAATTGCGACCAACAACCGCAGTGAGGCTGATGTAGGTTACACTACTATGGATGGTGATACCAGCGGAAGCATCGCTCCAATTGCCGCAGTAGATAAATTTTTTATTCTTCACTGGCTCAAATGGGCTAATAAAAAGCTTAATTATCCGGGTTTATCCCTGGTAAATAGCCTCAACCCTACTGCTGAACTCAGGCCTCTGGAACAAACTCAAACTGATGAGAACGACCTGATGCCTTATCAAGTGCTTATGGAAATAGAGCGGCAGGCTATTAGGTATTGGTTACCTCCTACAGAAGTTTATCAAAATCTGAAGGTATTAAAACTGGAAGAAAATGAACTTTTAAAGTGCCACATTAAGAAGTTTTTCAGGCTTTGGGCGAGAAACCAATGGAAACGGGAAAGGGTGGCACCTGCTTTTCATATAGACGACTTCAATGTAGATCCCAAAACATGGTGCAGATTTCCTATCCTATCCGGCGGGTTTGAAGAAGAACTGAAAGCACTAGATCAACTTTAA
- the rnc gene encoding ribonuclease III: MKLVRSYPAEDKQLIEAIKRIVGSYPFNLELYRLATKHISVAKKNMFGLKESNERLEYLGDSILSTVVAEYLFKKYPYKDEGFLTDIRSRIVNRESLNAVAKKIGVSNIIVFDQSNVLLNGKSKLSHKSIDGDTLEALVGAVYLDKGYAYCKNFIVKRLLIPHFDLDQIINTNPNFKSTIIEWAQKTNKDIRFEIIDTQGDTQFKEFIAQIFIDGNPICTGSGLSKKKAEQHASQKALEILVTDAEDD; encoded by the coding sequence TTGAAGCTTGTCCGTTCATACCCTGCTGAGGATAAACAATTAATTGAAGCTATCAAAAGAATTGTGGGTAGCTATCCCTTTAATCTGGAGCTTTACCGTCTGGCTACCAAACATATTTCTGTCGCTAAAAAAAATATGTTTGGTCTCAAAGAATCAAATGAAAGGCTAGAATATCTGGGTGACTCAATTTTAAGCACAGTAGTTGCCGAATACCTCTTTAAAAAATATCCCTATAAGGATGAGGGGTTTCTTACTGACATACGTTCCAGAATTGTCAACCGGGAATCACTTAACGCTGTCGCCAAAAAAATTGGTGTGAGTAATATTATTGTATTTGATCAGTCAAATGTACTTCTAAACGGAAAGAGTAAGCTCAGTCATAAATCCATTGATGGCGATACGTTAGAAGCGCTTGTCGGTGCGGTCTATCTGGATAAAGGCTATGCCTACTGTAAAAATTTCATTGTAAAAAGACTTCTTATCCCCCACTTTGATCTTGACCAGATCATCAATACCAATCCAAACTTTAAAAGTACTATCATAGAATGGGCCCAAAAAACGAACAAAGACATTCGTTTTGAGATTATTGATACCCAAGGAGATACTCAGTTCAAAGAATTTATTGCACAAATTTTTATAGATGGGAATCCTATATGCACCGGTAGTGGTTTAAGTAAGAAAAAGGCTGAACAGCATGCTTCACAAAAAGCACTGGAAATCCTTGTTACTGACGCAGAAGACGATTAG
- a CDS encoding nicotinate phosphoribosyltransferase, which yields MKITSDLYSSSLALFTDFYQLTMANGYWKSGIAEKEAVFNLFFRKNPFNGGFTINCGLEYIIDYVKNFQFTEEDLSYLATINGREGKPLFEDDFLKYLGDLKLQVDIDAIPEGMAVFPHEPIVRVKGPILQCQLLESPLLNIINFQSLIATKAARIFNVAKGDPVMEFGLRRAHGIDGALAASRASYIGGCSSTSNVLAGKLFGIPVSGTHAHSWVMAFGDEPTAFKAYAEAMPDNCILLVDTYNTIEGIKHAIKVGEMLKKKGKKLSGIRIDSGDLAYFSIQARQMLDEAGFDETTIVASNDLDENIISSLRTQDAKIGIWGIGTKLVTAYDQPALGAVYKLSAIKNNKNKWEYKIKLSEQAIKVNNPGIQQVRRFYSGNEKGEKVPMADMLYDINTPLKEKLKIIDPMDLTRRKIIKTEGLNYDELLIPVFEKGKQVYQSPNIHKIRQQTIDSLNEIPSGVKRLVNPHSYPVGLEEKLYKLKTDLILKLRNLNDDDSE from the coding sequence ATGAAAATCACCTCAGATTTATACAGCAGTTCCTTGGCCTTATTTACCGATTTTTATCAATTGACCATGGCCAATGGATACTGGAAATCAGGTATCGCTGAAAAGGAAGCAGTATTTAATTTATTTTTCAGAAAAAACCCTTTCAACGGTGGGTTTACCATTAATTGTGGCCTGGAGTATATCATTGACTATGTCAAAAATTTTCAGTTTACAGAGGAAGACCTATCCTATCTGGCAACTATCAATGGTCGCGAAGGTAAACCATTGTTTGAAGATGATTTCCTGAAGTATTTAGGTGACCTAAAACTTCAGGTAGATATTGATGCCATTCCAGAAGGGATGGCAGTATTTCCTCACGAACCGATTGTCAGAGTTAAAGGGCCTATTCTTCAATGCCAGCTACTTGAATCTCCCTTACTCAACATTATTAATTTTCAGTCCTTAATTGCTACCAAAGCAGCGCGAATATTTAATGTGGCGAAGGGTGACCCAGTGATGGAATTTGGTTTGCGGCGTGCTCATGGTATTGACGGTGCCCTGGCGGCTAGCAGAGCCTCTTATATAGGGGGCTGTTCATCAACTTCAAATGTTTTAGCAGGTAAACTTTTTGGTATTCCGGTGAGTGGTACCCATGCTCATAGTTGGGTAATGGCTTTTGGAGATGAACCTACTGCATTTAAGGCTTATGCTGAAGCCATGCCAGATAACTGTATCTTATTGGTAGATACTTACAATACGATTGAAGGCATTAAGCATGCGATCAAAGTAGGAGAGATGCTGAAAAAGAAGGGTAAAAAGCTCAGTGGTATTCGTATTGACTCAGGTGACTTAGCCTACTTTAGTATACAAGCCAGACAAATGCTGGATGAAGCTGGATTTGATGAAACCACAATAGTCGCAAGTAATGACCTTGATGAAAATATTATTAGCAGTTTAAGAACTCAGGATGCTAAAATCGGAATATGGGGAATAGGTACCAAGCTGGTGACAGCCTATGACCAGCCTGCTTTAGGGGCAGTATATAAGCTGTCCGCCATAAAGAACAACAAAAATAAATGGGAGTATAAAATCAAGCTATCTGAACAGGCTATTAAAGTAAACAACCCCGGAATTCAGCAGGTGAGAAGATTTTACAGTGGTAACGAAAAAGGGGAAAAAGTGCCTATGGCCGATATGCTTTATGATATTAATACCCCGCTCAAAGAAAAGCTCAAGATCATTGATCCCATGGATCTTACCCGACGCAAAATTATCAAGACAGAGGGACTAAATTATGACGAACTGCTCATACCAGTGTTTGAGAAAGGAAAACAAGTATATCAATCTCCAAACATTCATAAGATCAGGCAGCAAACTATTGATAGTTTGAATGAAATCCCTTCAGGCGTAAAACGTTTGGTGAACCCTCACAGCTATCCTGTAGGCTTAGAAGAGAAACTTTATAAGCTCAAGACGGACCTCATCCTCAAGCTCAGAAACCTCAATGACGATGATAGTGAATGA
- a CDS encoding acyl carrier protein produces the protein MSEIAQKVKGIIIDKLGVEESEVTPEASFTNDLGADSLDTVELIMEFEKEFNISIPDDQAENIATVGQAISYLEENVKK, from the coding sequence ATGTCTGAAATAGCGCAAAAAGTAAAAGGTATTATTATTGACAAGCTTGGAGTAGAAGAGTCAGAGGTGACTCCTGAAGCAAGCTTCACCAACGATCTGGGTGCCGACTCTCTGGACACTGTTGAACTGATCATGGAATTTGAAAAAGAATTTAACATTTCTATTCCTGACGATCAGGCTGAAAACATTGCAACTGTAGGTCAGGCTATATCTTACCTGGAAGAGAACGTAAAGAAATAA
- the fabF gene encoding beta-ketoacyl-ACP synthase II yields the protein MNSRRVVVTGLGALTPVGNTVQEYWQGLSEGVSGSALITRFDAEKFRTKFACELKDFDANNFFDRKEARKMDPCTQYGMVAADEAIRDSGVEVDKLDSDRVGVIWGSGIGGLKTFQEEVSYFSQGDGTPRFNPFFIPKMIVDITPGHISIKYGFRGPNFATVSACASATHAIIDSYTYIKLGKADMIVTGGSEAAVCEAGVGGFGAMKALSERNDSPESASRPFDKDRDGFVLGEGAGALILEDYEHAKARGAKIYAEIIGNGMTGDAYHITAPHPEGVGVKQVMQLALKDAGINPEEVDYINVHGTSTSLGDISEVNAIKDVFGEHAYQLNISSTKSMTGHLLGAAGAIESVATILAIQHNLVPPTINHFTDDENIDAKLNLTFNKAQEKKVNTAISNTFGFGGHNTSVVFRKFEA from the coding sequence ATGAATTCAAGGAGAGTTGTAGTTACAGGACTAGGCGCACTTACCCCGGTTGGAAATACTGTTCAGGAATATTGGCAGGGTTTATCTGAAGGAGTAAGTGGGTCTGCTCTCATCACCAGATTTGATGCAGAGAAATTCAGAACCAAGTTTGCCTGTGAACTCAAAGACTTTGACGCTAATAACTTTTTTGATAGAAAAGAGGCTCGTAAGATGGATCCTTGTACGCAGTACGGAATGGTTGCTGCTGATGAGGCCATCCGTGATTCCGGAGTTGAGGTAGACAAACTTGACTCTGACCGGGTGGGTGTCATATGGGGTTCAGGTATTGGTGGTCTCAAAACTTTTCAGGAAGAAGTTTCTTATTTCTCTCAGGGGGATGGTACTCCTCGTTTCAACCCTTTCTTCATCCCGAAAATGATCGTGGATATCACTCCAGGTCATATATCTATTAAATATGGCTTCAGAGGCCCTAACTTCGCTACAGTTTCTGCCTGTGCTTCTGCCACACATGCCATCATTGATTCTTATACCTATATTAAATTAGGTAAAGCTGATATGATCGTCACCGGTGGTTCTGAAGCTGCAGTATGTGAAGCGGGTGTTGGCGGGTTTGGTGCCATGAAAGCCCTTTCTGAACGAAATGATTCTCCCGAATCAGCCTCAAGGCCTTTTGATAAAGACCGCGATGGTTTTGTTTTAGGAGAAGGGGCAGGAGCGCTTATTCTGGAAGATTATGAGCATGCCAAAGCCAGAGGCGCCAAAATTTATGCCGAGATTATTGGCAATGGCATGACTGGTGACGCTTATCATATTACAGCACCTCATCCGGAAGGGGTGGGTGTTAAGCAGGTAATGCAGCTAGCTCTCAAAGATGCAGGGATTAACCCTGAAGAGGTTGATTATATCAATGTGCATGGTACATCTACTTCCTTAGGGGATATCAGTGAGGTCAACGCTATCAAAGATGTATTTGGTGAGCACGCTTATCAACTAAATATCAGCTCTACCAAATCCATGACTGGTCATCTATTGGGTGCAGCCGGTGCTATAGAATCAGTGGCTACTATTCTGGCCATTCAGCATAATTTGGTTCCTCCTACCATCAATCATTTTACTGATGATGAAAATATTGATGCCAAGCTGAACCTGACATTTAATAAAGCTCAGGAAAAGAAGGTCAATACAGCCATTAGTAACACATTTGGTTTTGGAGGCCACAATACATCCGTAGTATTCAGAAAATTTGAAGCCTAG
- a CDS encoding IPExxxVDY family protein, giving the protein MTISRELQVSIPCDFDLLGIVTPAREYKLAWSLNQSLGLKLAKSQDLVINFVNDRCIIISNFVFATSHCTFRLLKNKALSGSASDFLLPELKNLDYFLLIKNESDTFELDSYVSRLPTIDAVQSFTTINVNNLDNKENLLF; this is encoded by the coding sequence ATGACCATAAGCCGCGAACTACAAGTAAGCATACCCTGTGATTTTGATTTGCTAGGCATAGTTACTCCGGCTAGGGAATATAAACTGGCTTGGTCACTTAACCAAAGCTTAGGGCTTAAGTTAGCAAAATCTCAGGATTTAGTCATTAATTTTGTAAATGATCGCTGTATTATCATTTCAAATTTTGTTTTTGCCACAAGCCATTGCACATTTAGGCTCTTAAAAAACAAAGCATTATCTGGTAGTGCTTCAGATTTTTTGCTTCCCGAGTTAAAGAATCTAGACTATTTTCTACTCATTAAGAATGAAAGTGATACCTTTGAACTCGATAGCTATGTCAGTCGCCTGCCAACAATAGATGCTGTGCAGTCATTTACAACTATCAACGTTAACAATCTAGATAATAAAGAAAACCTTCTCTTTTAA